A genome region from Aliivibrio salmonicida LFI1238 includes the following:
- a CDS encoding LysR family transcriptional regulator: MDINKLITLLPDMAAFVTVVDSGSFSKAAIILDMTPSGVSRQVSRLEKALQVKLLERTTRKQILTVAGQDTYNYCKNIVDNAQEVVNVSDSNNNKIEGELRIATPKAFGNKVLQPLLRIFVHHYPHITLKIKVTDQPCDPIHDNLDLIFKLTNSPQENLVAKKLGDVDLILCASPEYLKQKGIPNHPMELSAYDCLYLGETQHDNQWLFEKGNECLTMTVNGRFIVNHTEMRLDAVKHHLGIGVFPDFVVREDLTHGKLIEVMPDWTLQGNYTGEIIMQFLRSNHMPNRLRVFIDFMVQQFKTQT, from the coding sequence ATGGACATAAATAAGCTAATTACCCTATTACCAGATATGGCTGCCTTTGTAACCGTGGTGGACTCAGGAAGTTTCAGTAAAGCTGCGATCATTCTTGATATGACACCATCAGGAGTAAGTCGTCAGGTTTCTCGTCTTGAAAAAGCACTACAAGTGAAGCTATTAGAAAGAACGACTAGAAAACAAATTCTGACCGTTGCTGGACAAGATACTTATAATTATTGTAAAAACATTGTCGATAACGCTCAAGAGGTTGTAAACGTATCTGACAGTAATAACAATAAAATTGAAGGTGAATTAAGGATTGCCACACCGAAAGCCTTTGGTAATAAAGTGCTGCAACCTCTTCTTCGTATCTTTGTTCATCACTACCCACACATTACTCTCAAGATAAAAGTAACCGATCAACCTTGCGATCCTATTCATGACAATCTTGACTTAATTTTCAAACTTACAAATAGTCCTCAAGAAAACTTAGTCGCTAAAAAACTAGGGGATGTAGATTTGATCCTTTGTGCTTCTCCAGAGTATTTAAAACAAAAAGGAATCCCCAACCATCCTATGGAATTAAGTGCTTACGACTGTTTATACCTTGGTGAAACTCAACATGATAACCAATGGCTATTTGAGAAAGGTAATGAGTGCTTAACCATGACGGTTAATGGTCGGTTTATTGTTAACCACACAGAAATGCGATTGGATGCAGTTAAACACCATCTTGGTATTGGTGTCTTTCCTGACTTTGTTGTAAGAGAAGATCTTACTCATGGGAAGTTAATAGAAGTAATGCCAGATTGGACACTTCAGGGAAATTACACAGGTGAGATCATCATGCAGTTCTTAAGAAGTAATCATATGCCTAATCGGTTGAGAGTATTTATTGATTTCATGGTTCAACAATTTAAAACGCAGACATAA
- a CDS encoding DMT family transporter, giving the protein MESCVTREQQGSLNQYIPPLMLLLVAIFWGTSYGIAKEALLFTGVLVFLMIRFVMTTLILLPIVIYRKNIAHWKSVIPTGFILFLIFICETYGIKNTTASNAAFLISLFVVFTPFVEWLINKNRPTNKLFFLSIMSVIGVFLLTNANVHQININIGDVLMLMAAVLRGFMVVLTKKVMVDKEVDPIMVTSVQSSVVSILSIILLLSIHGTEFIDTIPMEFSFWLLALYLVLFCTVFAFYAQNYSVKRMSPIRVSILMGSEPIFGALFAFLWLSESFTVIQIMGASLIFIVTFIVTRKETVS; this is encoded by the coding sequence ATGGAAAGCTGTGTAACTAGAGAGCAACAAGGTTCCCTTAATCAATATATTCCTCCTTTGATGTTATTACTTGTCGCTATATTTTGGGGAACAAGTTATGGGATTGCGAAAGAAGCCCTTTTATTTACTGGAGTGTTGGTTTTTTTAATGATTCGGTTTGTTATGACGACACTCATTTTATTACCCATCGTTATTTATCGAAAAAATATAGCGCATTGGAAATCGGTTATTCCAACAGGATTTATTTTATTTTTAATCTTCATTTGTGAAACGTATGGAATAAAAAACACGACAGCGTCTAATGCTGCTTTCCTTATTAGTTTATTTGTCGTTTTTACTCCATTTGTTGAATGGCTGATAAATAAAAATAGACCCACGAATAAGCTCTTCTTTTTATCTATTATGTCTGTCATTGGTGTGTTTTTATTAACCAATGCTAACGTTCATCAAATTAATATAAATATTGGCGATGTTTTAATGTTAATGGCGGCCGTATTAAGAGGGTTTATGGTCGTATTGACTAAAAAAGTGATGGTTGATAAAGAGGTTGACCCTATTATGGTGACAAGCGTTCAATCAAGTGTTGTCTCGATTCTTTCTATTATTTTATTGTTGTCTATTCATGGTACTGAATTTATTGACACCATTCCAATGGAGTTCTCTTTCTGGCTGTTAGCTCTTTATCTTGTTTTATTTTGTACCGTATTTGCTTTCTATGCTCAAAATTACAGCGTGAAGAGGATGTCACCGATCAGAGTGTCTATTTTAATGGGAAGTGAGCCTATATTCGGTGCTCTGTTTGCTTTTTTATGGTTGAGTGAAAGTTTTACTGTTATTCAAATAATGGGAGCAAGTCTTATTTTTATCGTAACCTTCATAGTGACGAGAAAAGAAACCGTATCATAG
- a CDS encoding DJ-1 family glyoxalase III, which yields MTTNILVCLAPGTEELEAITVIDILERAKFKVTIASTAFDGSLTMKAAQRVTLTADVKLVDVADEEFDCIVLPGGLKGSENFRDSTLLIELLKQQKDDGKWVAAICAAPAIVLQHHNIYPAALMTCYPALMHHIPEQNRRVKRVFTDVLNNLITSQGPGSALEFAMEIVTQFGGKELTAQLATDLVTLPTLNYHQA from the coding sequence ATGACCACCAATATTCTAGTCTGTCTTGCTCCCGGAACGGAAGAACTTGAAGCAATTACCGTTATTGATATTTTAGAGCGCGCTAAATTTAAGGTCACCATTGCTAGTACGGCCTTTGATGGTTCATTAACAATGAAAGCAGCTCAACGAGTAACACTAACGGCAGACGTAAAATTAGTCGATGTGGCTGATGAAGAATTTGACTGTATTGTCCTTCCTGGTGGATTAAAAGGCTCTGAAAACTTCCGCGACAGTACATTATTAATTGAGCTACTAAAACAACAAAAAGACGATGGTAAATGGGTTGCAGCAATTTGCGCAGCGCCTGCCATCGTACTCCAACATCATAATATTTATCCTGCCGCTTTAATGACGTGTTACCCAGCACTAATGCACCACATCCCAGAACAAAATCGCCGAGTAAAACGTGTGTTTACCGATGTACTAAATAACCTAATTACAAGTCAAGGCCCGGGTTCTGCACTGGAGTTTGCAATGGAAATTGTGACGCAATTTGGTGGTAAAGAACTGACCGCTCAATTAGCGACTGACTTAGTAACACTACCAACATTAAATTACCATCAAGCCTAA
- the panE gene encoding 2-dehydropantoate 2-reductase, whose protein sequence is MSVNITILGPGAVGSLWACYFQKAGHNVSLWTRNTVPSDISLSLSAQENSSHQFSCDNPESLPHCDLLFITVKAWQVNLALLPLLPLLSKETILLFMHNGMGAIDTMENELTHHPILQATTTHAALKHNKNHVEHTGVGATVIGPFNSLGKQCLFMKEVLDHSLTNVEWNDSIQPALWKKLAINCAINPLTAIHQCKNGDLLHPKLHSDVLTICNEVYLVLEKNHSDWSLKELITTVNQVITATSVNYSSMNRDCFYQRKSEIDFITGYLLQQAKKHRISIPTNQALYNKIKQLEEYLL, encoded by the coding sequence ATGAGTGTGAATATCACCATTCTTGGCCCTGGAGCCGTAGGTTCATTGTGGGCATGTTATTTTCAAAAAGCAGGTCATAACGTCTCTTTATGGACAAGAAATACCGTCCCTTCAGATATATCACTGTCTTTGTCTGCACAAGAAAACTCATCTCATCAATTCTCTTGTGACAATCCTGAATCATTACCCCATTGTGATTTACTTTTTATTACAGTCAAAGCATGGCAAGTTAACCTCGCCCTTCTTCCGTTACTTCCTCTTTTATCAAAAGAGACCATATTGCTTTTCATGCATAATGGTATGGGTGCAATTGATACCATGGAAAATGAACTAACGCATCACCCTATACTGCAAGCCACAACGACGCACGCGGCACTAAAACACAATAAAAACCACGTAGAGCATACTGGTGTAGGTGCAACGGTTATTGGTCCATTTAACTCATTAGGTAAGCAATGCTTATTTATGAAAGAGGTACTCGATCACTCTCTTACTAATGTTGAATGGAATGACTCAATCCAACCCGCACTTTGGAAAAAGCTCGCCATTAACTGCGCAATAAACCCATTAACCGCAATCCATCAATGCAAAAATGGCGATCTACTGCATCCTAAATTGCATAGTGATGTTTTAACTATCTGTAATGAAGTCTATCTGGTGCTTGAAAAAAATCACAGTGATTGGTCTTTAAAGGAATTAATCACCACCGTTAATCAAGTGATTACCGCAACGTCTGTAAATTACTCGTCAATGAATCGAGATTGTTTTTATCAACGAAAAAGTGAAATCGACTTCATTACTGGTTATCTTTTACAGCAAGCCAAGAAACATCGCATTTCAATCCCAACCAACCAAGCCTTGTATAATAAAATTAAACAATTAGAAGAGTACTTATTATGA
- a CDS encoding AmpG family muropeptide MFS transporter codes for MSHSMQWKTAIKSYMDKRLLWVFMLGCSSGFPWVLIGSNMSGWLQDAGLTRAAIGYFGSVFAVYAINFMWAPLVDRVKLPFLSKKLGQRKSWIFLCQGIVLVSTFQIAGLNPTDNLVLISMFALVISIASSTQDIAIDAFRIDTFPKSESTKMPQASAMAVIGWWTGYSLPGYFAFVNADTIGWNNVYYGMTAIVALLMVFTLLVGEPKTKRDELQHEAEERYNKVIGSKTATWFSVTIIEPFYDFFKRNGVKTACTLLLFVFLFKIGEAFLGRMSITFYKEIGFSNEQIGYYSKLIGWGATIFFTLLGSLINVRFGVIKGLMIGGVAMAASNLMFALIANVGPNEHLFLATIIVDNFTTAFSTVAFVSFLTILTGEAFSATQYALLASLGNLGRTTLASFSGELADYLNSWPLFFILTAVMVIPSLIMLLMLKDHFKALLDKSQGS; via the coding sequence ATGTCCCATTCGATGCAATGGAAAACCGCAATTAAAAGTTACATGGATAAACGCCTACTTTGGGTTTTTATGCTTGGTTGTTCAAGTGGTTTCCCGTGGGTTCTTATCGGCTCAAATATGTCAGGTTGGCTTCAAGATGCAGGGTTAACTCGTGCTGCTATTGGCTATTTCGGTTCAGTATTTGCAGTTTATGCCATTAATTTTATGTGGGCACCTTTGGTTGACCGTGTAAAATTACCTTTCCTGAGTAAAAAATTAGGGCAACGTAAAAGTTGGATTTTCCTCTGCCAAGGCATTGTATTAGTCTCAACCTTCCAAATTGCAGGTTTAAACCCTACCGATAATCTGGTGCTTATCTCAATGTTCGCACTCGTTATTTCAATCGCTTCTTCTACTCAAGACATTGCCATTGATGCCTTCCGTATAGACACTTTTCCTAAATCAGAGTCAACCAAAATGCCACAAGCTTCTGCAATGGCCGTTATTGGTTGGTGGACTGGTTACTCCCTCCCTGGATATTTTGCTTTTGTTAATGCAGATACTATCGGATGGAATAATGTCTACTACGGTATGACCGCGATTGTGGCTCTATTAATGGTCTTCACTTTATTAGTTGGAGAACCAAAAACTAAACGTGATGAACTGCAACATGAAGCAGAAGAACGATACAATAAAGTCATTGGCTCAAAAACGGCTACTTGGTTTTCCGTAACGATCATCGAACCATTTTATGATTTCTTTAAACGTAATGGCGTAAAAACCGCTTGTACCCTGTTGTTATTCGTTTTCTTATTTAAAATTGGCGAAGCCTTTTTAGGAAGAATGTCGATTACGTTTTACAAAGAAATTGGATTCAGTAATGAACAGATTGGTTATTACTCAAAATTAATTGGTTGGGGAGCGACCATCTTCTTTACACTTTTAGGCAGTTTAATTAATGTCCGTTTTGGTGTTATTAAAGGTCTAATGATTGGTGGGGTAGCGATGGCAGCAAGTAATTTGATGTTTGCATTGATTGCAAATGTTGGCCCTAACGAACACTTATTCTTAGCAACCATCATTGTTGATAATTTCACAACGGCTTTTTCTACCGTTGCCTTTGTGTCCTTCTTAACTATTTTAACTGGCGAAGCTTTCTCTGCAACGCAGTACGCCTTACTTGCCTCTTTAGGGAACTTAGGTCGGACGACATTAGCCTCTTTCAGTGGAGAGCTTGCCGACTATCTAAATAGTTGGCCTCTATTCTTCATATTGACAGCGGTAATGGTTATCCCAAGCCTAATTATGTTGCTTATGCTTAAAGATCACTTTAAAGCCCTACTTGATAAGTCTCAAGGTTCTTAA